In the Salvelinus namaycush isolate Seneca unplaced genomic scaffold, SaNama_1.0 Scaffold117, whole genome shotgun sequence genome, one interval contains:
- the LOC120035967 gene encoding zinc finger protein 239-like, whose translation MSKSARPHHCFQCEKRFSSSGSLKSHERIHSGEKPFQCSQCGKRFSSSGSLKSHERIHSGEKPFQCSQCGKRFIRSSHLKLHKSVHTGEKPFQCSQCGNSFTSSDSLKRHIGLHSGEKPYHCSDCGKRFSRLNGLKRHERIHTGEKPYQCSQCQNSFSQSAYLKYHERTHTGEKPYHCSQCGKNFTMSCNLKTHERIHSGEKPYQCSQCGKSFNQLGSLKTHERAHTGEKPYHCSQCGKSFKKLGKLKQHEKVHTSVKPFGNSPTVE comes from the coding sequence ATGTCCAAATCAGCAAGACCACATCACTGCTTTCAATGTGAAAAGAGATTTTCCTCATCAGGTTCcctgaaatcacatgagagaatacactcaggagagaagccgttccaatgctcccagtgtggaaagagattttccTCGTCAGGTTCcctgaaatcacatgagagaatacactcaggagagaagccgttccaatgctcccagtgtggaaagagattcaTCCGGTCATCGCATCTTAAATTGCATAAGAgtgtacacacaggagaaaaaccattccaatgctcccagtgtggaaatagtTTTACCTCATCAGATTCCTTGAAAAGACATATAGGTTTACACtctggagaaaagccttaccactgctcagactgtgggaagagatttagcCGGTTAAACGgcctgaaacggcatgagagaatacacactggagagaagccttaccaatgctcccagtgtcaAAATAGTTTTTCCCAGTCCGCATACCTGAAATACcatgaaagaacacacacaggggagaagccttaccattgctcacAGTGCGGAAAGAATTTCACCATGTCATGTAacttgaaaacacatgagagaatacactcaGGAGAGAAGCCCTatcaatgttcccagtgtggaaagagttttaaccagctagggagcctgaaaacacatgagcgagcacacacaggggagaagccttaccactgctcccagtgtggaaagagttttaagaaATTAGGCAAACTGAAACAGCATGAGAAAGTACACACAAGCGTGAAGCCTTTTGGAAATTCTCCCACTGTAGAATAA